TATCCTCGATGCCGATGAGCGCAAGAAGAAGGTTGCGTCGCTCAAACGCGCTGCCGGCCGCGCGCCGATGCTGCTGTCGGCGGCCACCGGCGAGGGCGTCGAAGCGGTGCTGCGCGCGCTGATGGCGGTTGTCGGCGAAGCGCGCGACAGGGCTGCCGCTCCCGTCGAGACCCGCTGGGACCGATAGCGATGACGGCGCAGTCGCTGACAAAATACCGGCGCATCACGGTCAAGATCGGTTCGGCCTTGCTGGTCGACCGCACCAGCGGCCTGAAGCGCGACTGGCTTGCCTCGCTTGCCGAGGATATTGCGGTGCTGGCCAATGGTGGCGCCGAGATCCTGGTCGTGTCCTCCGGCGCCATTGCGCTCGGCCGCACCATTCTCGGTCTCGGCAAACGGGCGCTGAAGCTGGAAGAAAGCCAGGCGGCTGCGGCCGTCGGCCAGATCGCGCTGGCCGGCGCGTGGTCGGATGCGCTGGGCAAGGGTTCGCTGAAATCGGGCCAGATCCTGCTGACGCTGGGCGACACCGAAGAGCGCCGCCGCTATCTGAATGCCCGCGCGACGATCTCGACGCTGCTCAAGATGAAGGCGGTGCCGGTCATCAATGAGAACGACACGGTGGCGACCTCCGAAATCCGCTATGGCGACAATGACCGGCTGGCGGCCCGGGTGGCGACGATGATGGGCGCCGACCTGCTTGTGCTGCTCTCCGACATTGACGGGCTCTACACGGCGCCGCCGGCGCGCGATCCCGCTGCGAAATTCATTCCGGTGGTCGACCGCATTACACCCGATATCGAAGCGATGGCGGGGGCGGCCGCTTCCGAACTGTCGCGCGGCGGCATGCGCACCAAGCTCGACGCGGGCAAGATCGCCACCGCCGCCGGCACCGCCATGATCATCACCTCGGGCACCAGGCTGTCGCCGCTGATGGCGATCGAGCGTGGCGAGCGCGCCACCTTCTTCAGGCCGAGCGCCAATCCGGTGAAGGGCTACAAGAGCTGGATCGCCGGCCAGCTCGAACCGGCGGGGCGGCTCACCGTCGATGCCGGCGCCATCGGTGCGCTGCTGTCCGGCAAATCTTTGCTGCCGGCCGGCGTCAGGCTGGTCAGCGGCAATTTCTCGCGTGGCGACACGGTGGCGATCCTGTCGCCCGAGGGCCGCGAGATCGCGCGCGGGCTTGTTGCCTACGATGCCGCCGATGCCGTAAGGATCGCAGGCCTGAAGACCGCCGAGATCGAAACCGTGCTCGGCTACGAGGCGCGCTCGGCGATGATCCACAGGGACGATCTGGTGGTGAGCGATCCGGGTGACCAGATACGGCCTGCCGGCCAGCTATGGGCCGGGGCGAGGTAAGCGGAGGATGAGCCATGCTGAAACTGCATGAACAATCCGGGGATGACACCGTCGCGCTGATGGCCGGTATCGGCCGCCGCGCCCGCGCGGCCGCCCGACCGTTGGCCATTGCGACCGCCGCCGCCAAGAATGCCGCGCTTCTCGCCATGGCCGACGCGATCATCGCGCGCCAGCAGGAGATTCTCGACGCCAACGCCATCGATGTCTCTAACGGACACGAATCCGGACTGTCCGGCTCGTTCATGGACCGGCTGAAGCTCGATCCGGCGGGCACCCGTGCCATGGCGGATGGCATCCGTGAAATCGCCGAGCTCAGGGACCCGGTCGGCGATGTGATTGCCGCCTGGGATCGCCCCAACGGCCTGCAGATCGAGCGCGTGCGCACGCCGCTCGGCGTTGTGGGCGTCATTTATGAAAGCCGGCCGAATGTGACGGCGGATGCCGGTGCGCTCTGCCTCAAGGCCGGCAATCCGGTAATCCTGCGTGGCGGCTCGGACTCGCTCAATTCGTCCGCCGCCATTCATGCCTGCCTGGTCGAGGGGCTGAAGGCCGCCGGCCTGCCGGAAGACGCCATTCAGCTGGTGCCGACCACCGACCGCGCCGCCGTCGGCGAAATGCTGAAAGGGCTTGGCGGCAATCTCGACGTCATCATTCCGCGCGGCGGCAAAAGCCTGGTCGGGCGCGTCCAGAGCGAGGCGCGGGTGCCGGTCTTTGCCCATCTTGAAGGCATCTGCCATCTCTACATCGACCGCTCGGCCGATCTCGACATGGCGGTCAGGATCGCCGTCAACGCCAAGATGCGGCGCACCGGTGTCTGTGGCGCTGCAGAGACTTTGCTGGTCGACCGCGCGGTGGCCTCCACGCATCTGGTGCCGATCCTCGACGCGCTACGCGCCGCCGGCTGCGAGATCCATGCCGATCAGGAAGTGATGAAGCTGTTCTTCGACGCCAAGCCGGCGACCGATGCCGACTGGGTGACCGAATATCTCGAGGCCATCATCGCGGTAAAGCTGGTAGACGGAATTGCCGGTGCCATCGACCATATCGAGACGTTCTCCTCACACCACACAGAGGCGATCATCGCCGAGGATACCAAAGCGGTCGAGCGGTTCTTCAACGAGATCGACTCGGCGATCCTTTTGCACAATGCCTCGACGCAGTTCGCAGATGGCGGCGAATTCGGCATGGGAGCCGAGATCGGCATCGCCACCGGCAAGATGCATGCGCGCGGTCCGGTCGGCGTCGAACAGCTGACCTCGTTCAAATACCGCGTGCGCGGGTCGGGACAGGTGAGGCCTTGAATCATTCGCGTCAGGGCTTGAGGCATTGAGCCCAGACACCCCCCTCTGTCCTGCCGGACATCTCCCCCGCAAGGGGGAGATCAGCTTTTTCTTCCGCTTTCGCCAATCACTAACGTTGCAAGAAAAGTGCCTTTGCCGAAGCTGCTGATCTCCCCCTTGCGGGGGAGATGCCCTGTAGGGCAGAGGGGGTGCCTAGCACCATGCTGTCGTCCCTTCAGCCCGCCATCCCCTCGCACTACCTCCGTATGCCGCATGCCGAGAAAGGCCTCGCCGTCGGCCTGTTCGGCGGATCGTTCAACCCGCCGCATGCCGGCCATGCGCTGGTGGCGGAAATTGCGCTCAGGCGGCTGGCGCTCGACCAGCTATGGTGGATAGTGACGCCTGGCAATCCGCTGAAGAGCACCAGGGAATTGGCGCCGCTGAGCGACCGGCTGCTCCAGTCGGAGCAGGTCGCCAAGAACCCGAAGATCAAGGTCACCGCCTTCGAGGCGGCGCATCATATTCGCTTCACCGCCGACACGCTGGCGCTGGTCAAGGCACGCAATCCCGGCGTCGACTTCGTCTGGATCATGGGCGCCGACTCACTCCGCGATTTCCACCGTTGGCAGCGCTGGCGCCAGATCGTCATGACCTTCCCCATCGCGGTCATCGACCGCCCGGGCGCGACGCTGTCCTTCCTGTCCTCGGTCGTGGCCAAGACGTTCGACTATGCCCGCGTCGACGAGGGTGACGCGCCCCGGCTCGCGCGCATGAAGGCGCCGGCCTGGACCTTCATCCACGGCCCACGCTCGTCGCTGTCATCGAGTGCTATTCGCCAGCAAGCCAAGGGGTAACTCCGTAAGACCAGATCGCCGATGTCGCTTTTACGGCGGCCTTTCGCGATTGGCTGGGCGATGCTGCGCTGGATATGGCCAATTCAGTGAACCAGACCGACATCGACCCCAATCATGGCGCCCCGCCGGCGCCCGTGATCGCCATTGCCAGCGTAATCGTGTCGATGGCGCTGATCGCGGTCGGCAACGGGTTGATGTTCGCCTATATCCCGGTCCGGCTTGGGGTCGAGCGCTTCGATCCGACCTGGGCCGGGCTGATCATCACCGGCCTTTCCGCCGGCGGACTTGCCGGCTGTATCCTGACCGGGCCGCTGGTGCGCCGCGTCGGGCACGCCCGCGCCTTCATGGTGCTGTCGGCGCTGATAGCGCTGTCGAATGCTGCCATTGGCGCCGGCACCTACCCGCTGCTGTGGATCGCGGCGCGCGCGCTTTACGGTTTTGCAATATGCGGCCTGTTCATCGTCGCCCAGAGCTGGCTCAACGATGCCGTCGCAAACGCCATTCGCGGCCGGGTGATGGCGGTGTTTTACGTCGCCTATGTCGCCGGACTTGGCGTCGGCTATGCCCTGCTGGCGGCGGTCGACATCGCGACGGCGCAGGCGCCGCTGATCGGCATTGCCTTCACCGCGGTGTCGATCCTGCCGGTCGGCATGACGCGGTTGGCTCAACCGCCGCCACCTCGCGCAGCCTCCGTGGCGCTTGGCCGCGCCTGGCGGATCTCGCCGGTCGGCGTGGCCGGCATGCTGGCCGTCGGCGGCCTGTCGATGGCGATCGCCGGGTTCGCACCGATCCATGCCACGGCCAAAGGCTACAGCCAGGCCGATGTGGCGCTGCTTTTGTCGGCCATGCCCGTCGGCACGCTGATCCTGCAGATACCGCTCGGCTGGATTTCCGACCGTACCGATCGCCGTTACGTGCTGGCCGGCGCTGCGGCACTGGCCATCGTTGCCGGTATTATGGCTATCGGCTTTGACGGTGGCGCTCTGGCGGTGCTGGTGGTGATCTATGTGATCTGGGACGGCGCTTCGGAATCGATCTATTCGCTGGCCAGCGCGCATGCCGCCGATCGCGCCGGCAAGGACGACATGGTGGCGCTGTCGAGTTCGCTGCTGTTTGCCTGGTCGCTGTCGGGTTTCATCGTGCCAGGTATCGTGACGGCCCTGTCGGCCGTCTATGGAACGCAGGCCTTCATCTATGTGGCGATCATCATCGCCACCGTGTTCTGCCTGTTCGTGCTGTGGCGAGTGGCGACGACGCAGGCCGTTCCCGCCACGGCGACCGGCAGTTTCGCGCCGATGTCGGCGCAGGCGCCATTGCCGGTGGAGCTCGCCTACGCCCCGGAAGATCAGCGCTGAACGGTTTCACAGCTCCTACTGCCTGGTGGCGGCAGTTTCCTGTCGGGCCTCCGGCGGAGGTGCGGGAACCGAAATGGCCTCGGCGTCGAACGCCTGCTTGACGCGTTTGGTGAGATCGATCTGGGTGGCGAAGAAATCCGCCGCCGTGGTCCAGTAGCGCAAGGTGATGGCGACGCTGGCATCGCCCACCGTGGCGACGAAGGCGATCGGCGCCGGCTCTCGCTTGACGCGGCGCTCGCTGCCGGCAACGCCCAGCATGGTTTTCTGCGCCAGGTCGATGTCGTTCCAGGAGCCGATGCTCAGCGTGATATCGCCGCGGCGCACACCATTACGGGTAAAATTGCGCACCGGCTGGTTCCACAGCGTCGAATTGGGCGCCAGCACATAGACGCCGTCTGTCGTGCGGAGCTTGGTGGCGAACAGGCCGATTTCCTCGACGGTGCCGGAAATGGCGCCGACCTCGACATATTCGCCGATGCGGAATGGCCTGAGCGCCAGAAGCATGATGCCTGCGGCGATGTTCTGCAGCGTGCCTTGCAGCGCCAGGCCGATTGCCAGCCCGATGGCGCCGATGGCGGCGATGATCGAGGCCGTCTGAACGCCGAACTGGCCGAGCACCATGATGATGACCAGGATCAGGATGGCGTAGCGCACGATCTTCGAGAAGAAATGGCGCAGCGTCGCGTCGAAACCATGGATATGGCCGAGGCCGGCTGAGATCGATCGTTCTGCGAGCCCGGCGACGAGATAGCCGACGACCAGCAGGATGATGGCGCCGATGGCGGAGAAGGAATAGGAAACGATCAGCGTGCTGAGTTGCGCAAGGCCAGCCTGCACGGTGAGCAGCGTGTTCTGGGGGTCGATTGGCATCAGGAAAATCCGTTTGGGGGTGTGTCGATAACCCCTGCCGCGGCCATGGGTTCCGATTTTTCTCAAGGCTCCGGAACCGGAAGTCGTGCACTGCGTTCGCGCTGGCAGGGCCTCCCGTCTTGAAACTGCAAGGGAACTCTGCCTATCTATAGGGTGTCACCTGATTTCGTGGGTGATTTGGTTGTTCTTGCTGCGAAAGGAAATACACTGAGAACAGCATTGCGGAAGAAGGCTGACATCATGCCTTCGCCGGCCAGGATCAGCGTAGATGACGCCGTGTCCCGTGCCATCAAGACAGTCCTTGCCAGTCTGGAAGACTCCAAGGCCGAAAATATTGTCTCAATCGACATTCAGCGGAAATCGAGCCTCGGCGACTATATGGTCATCGCGTCGGGCCGGTCGCACCGTCATGTCTCGGCTGTCGCCGACCACCTCCTCAAGGCGCTCAAGGATGCCGGTCTCGGCACGGCGCGCGTCGAGGGGCTGTCCGGCGCCGACTGGGTCCTGATCGATTCAGGCGACATCATCGTCCATGTCTTCCGCCCAGAAGTCCGCGAATTCTACAATCTTGAAAAGATGTGGCAGGCGCCGGACCTCGAGGAAGAGACCTTGCACTGAGCTCCGTCTCATGTCGTAACCATCCTGGGTGCGACATGGATTGAAAGCTCGCCGAGGCAGGGATGAAGATAGCAGTTCATGCCGTGGGCCGGATGAAGGCCGGCCCCGAGAGAGAACTCGCCGACCGCTATTTCGAGCGTTTCGCCAAGAGCGGCCCGGCGATCGGGTTCGAATTCTCTGGTGTCGCCGAGATCGCCGAGGGACGAGCCCAGAACGCCAATGAGCGCCGCCGCGAGGAAGGCCAGAAGCTGCAGGCACAGCTGCAGCCGGGCACGGCGCTGTTCCTGCTCGACGAACGCGGCAAAAACCTGTCCTCAGACGATTTCGCCAGCCGTATCGGCCAGCTGCGCGATGGCGGACGCAAGGCGTTGGTCATCGCCATTGGCGGCGCCGACGGGCACGACCAGTCGATTCGCGATCAGGCTGAGCTGATAGTCTCGTTCGGCGCGGCGACCTGGCCGCACCAACTGGTGCGCGTCATGCTGGGCGAGCAGCTCTATCGGGCGGCAACGATTCTTTCGGGACATCCCTACCACCGTTCGTAAATCAGTGGGTCGAGGATCAATCGTCCGGATTTCCGCCCCAATGCGCGGCTGTTTTGTGCTAGGCTTCGGTTCGATCATGGTTGATGGTTCGTTAACGAAGCCACGCATAGAGTCGGGCTTCAATGGCTGACAACGGGAAATCACGAACGGGCTTCCGGCACGCGCGCTGCGGCATCGCTGCAGCAGTGGTTTTGCTGTCGCTCGGGCTTGCGCGGGCCGAAAATACGCTGGACGTGGCGCCCGACCCCGATCTGAGCCGTGCCGAATATGAGAAGGTGTCGGCCGAGATCACGCTGTCGTCCGAACGGCTGGCCAAGCTCGCCGCCGACATTGCTTCGGTCAAGAAGGACCATGCCTCGATCACCGCGGCGCTTATCCAGTCGGCGATGACCGAGCAGAAGCTCGGCCAGGACATCGAGGATATCGGCGCCAGGCTCGAAGGACTGAAGGGCGAGGAACAGAAGATCCGTGTCTCGCTGGCGGCGCGGCGCGACGTGCTGGCCGAGGTGCTGGGGGCGCTGCAGCGCATGGGGCTCAATCCGCCGCCGGCGATCCTGGTCAAGCCGGAAGACGCACTGTCGTCGGTGCGCAGCGCCATCCTGCTCGGCGCAGTGGTGCCGGAACTGCGCCAGCAGACCGACAAATTGCTGGCCGACCTCAGGGAACAGACCCGGGTGACGGCCTCGATCGAGGCCGAGCGGACGCGGCTGACAGCGGCGGTCGGCGAGCAGACGGCGGAAAAGAAACGCCTCTCCATGCTGCTCGAAGCCAAGCAGAAGCTCGAGGCGGACACCTGGACGGCGATGGCCGCTGAAAAGCAGCGGTCCCAGGCGCTTGCGGCCAAGGCCGGCAGCCTGAAAGAGCTGATCGCTTCGCTTGAAGCCGACAAGAGCCGCAAGGCGGCGGATGCCGTCAAGGCAGGCGAACAGAAAGCGGCCGACAGCGATAAGCCGGACGCCGATAACGCCGATGCAGGCACAACCGCGTCGACGGAGCTGGCTTCGCTGCCCGTGCCGGAAGGCAACCGCCTCACCGCCGCCGCGCCGTTTTCGGCACTTCAGGGACAAGTCTCGCTGCCGGTCACCGGCAAGATCAAGCTGCGTTTCGGGGCCGATGACGGTAACGGCGCGGTGATGCTTGGCGACATGGTTGCGACACAATCGGGAGCCATCGTCACGGCACCGGCGGACGGAAATGTGCTTTATGCGGGGCCTTTTCGCTCCTATGGTCAACTCTTGATCCTCAATGCGGGAGACGGCTATCATGTCGTCCTGGCGGGGATGAGCAGAATCAGCGTCGCGTCTGGCCAGTCGGTGCTCGCAGGAGAGCCGGTCGGCGCGATGGGAGAGGCCCGGGTGGCAAGCACCTCGGCCTCGAAGAATGGAAATGCCACGCCGGAACTCTATGTCGAGTTCCGCAAGGATGGAAAACCCGTCGATCCGACCCCATGGTGGGCGGACCGCTTCTCTGGAAGGACGTGAAATGATGCGGAAACTGTCGCTTCTTATTGCCGGTGCGCTGATGGGCGCGTCAGCGATGAGCCTGGTCTATGGCGCCCCCGGCTCGACGGCGAACGCTGCAGGCTCCGAGACCTACAAGCAACTGGCGATCTTCGGCGACATCTTCGAGCGCGTGCGGGCGCAGTATGTGACGCCGCCGGACGACAAGTCGCTGGTCGAAAACGCCATCAACGGCATGCTCACCTCGCTCGACCCGCACTCCTCCTACATGAATGCCGAGCAGGCGCAGGACATGCGCGTGCAGACCAAGGGTGAGTTCGGCGGCCTCGGCATCGAGGTCACCATGGAGAACGACCTGGTCAAGGTGATCACGCCTATCGACGACACCCCGGCTGCCAAGGCAGGCGTGCTGGCCGGCGACTATATCGCCAAGATCGACGGCCAAGAGGTTCGCGGCCTGACGCTCAACGATGCAGTCGAAAAGATGCGCGGCCTGGTCAACACGCCGATCAAGCTGACCATCCTGCGCCAAGGCGCCGACAAGCCGATCGAGCTGACGGTGGTGCGCGATATCATCAAGGTCAAGGCGGTCAAGTTCCGGGTCGAGAACGACATCGGCTACATGAAGATCACCTCCTTCACCGAAAAGACCTATGACGACCTCGAGAATGCCATCGACACCATCAAGAAGCAGGTGCCGAACGACAAGCTCAAGGGCTATGTGCTCGATCTCAGGCTCAACCCGGGCGGCCTGCTCGACCAGGCGGTGAGCGTGTCCGACGCCTTCCTCGACCGTGGCGAGATCGTCTCGACCCGCGGCCGCGACCCGAAGGACGTCACACGCTTCGACGCCAAGGCAGGCGACGACATCGGCGCCAAGCCGCTGATCGTGCTCGTCAATGGCGGTTCGGCCAGCGCCTCCGAGATCGTCGCCGGCGCGCTTCAGGACCTGCGCCGCGCCACAGTGGTCGGCACGCAGTCGTTCGGCAAGGGCTCGGTGCAGACCATCATCCCGCTTGGCGAGAACGGCGCGCTGCGCCTGACGACGGCGCTCTATTACACGCCGTCCGGCAAGTCGATCCAGGGCAAGGGCATCACGCCCGACATCAAGGTCGACCAGCCGCTGCCGCCCGAACTGCAGGGCAGGGACCTGACCCGCGGTGAATCTGACCTCAAGGGCCACATCAAGGGCGCCGACGAGAGCGATACCGGTTCGGGCTCGGCTGCCTATGTGCCGCCGGATCCGAAGGACGATCTGCAGCTGATCTATGCCGAACAGCTGCTGCGCGGCCAGAAGACCGACCCGGCATTCCCGCCGAATCCGGAGAAGGCAGTGCTTAACCAATAAAATCGACTGGTAGCTCTGGCTGCCCAATCGAAGCGATGCAATGCTGCCGGGACCGTGAGGTTCCGGCAGTTTGATTCGGGGGCAGCTGGGCGCTGCGCCTCAAAAGGCGCAGGGGACGCGCCGTCAGTTTTGGATCTGCGCATGGCGAAAAGATTTCGCTGATCACGCGCCCGGGGATGCGGCTTGGCTGACGTCGGCAAGGACATCGAACGCCCGCTCGGACAGACCGTCCGACCGCGTGCTGCGTCGCGCGGGATCAGCGCTGGCGCCGTCGCGGCGACGCTGGTCGTGCTGGCCGCGGTCGGCATCTCCGGCGCGATCGCGCTGCGCGAGAAGCCGTTCCGCAAACCGGAAGCAATCGCGGTCTCGACGCCAAAGGTGACGGCGGCGGCCGAGCCCGCGGCCGCAGCACCCACTGCTCAAGCGACGGCGGCAGCGCCGAAGGCGGAAACGCCCAAGGCCAGCGGTCCGCAGATCATCCATGTGCAAACCCAGGAGGGTGACGGCCCGCCCAATGCAGCCATTGTCATCCACGACCCGTCGACGATCGGCCAGAACCTGAAGATCGCGCATATCCCCGACAGGGCGCTGATCGAGGCCAGCGACACCGGCCCGTTGCCGGTTCGCGCCGCTGACGGCCGGCGGCCGTTCGATGTCTATGCGCGGCCGTGGTCGGGTTCGCGCGGCGCTCGCGTGGCAATCGTCATCGGCGGGCTTGCCGTGTCGCAGACCGGCACGCAGGCGGCAATCGCCAAGCTGCCGGCTGAAGTGACTTTGGCCTTTGCGCCGCAAGGCAACAGCATCGGCCGGTGGATGCAGGCGGCACGGCAGAGCGGGCATGAGGTGGTCATGCAGGTGCCGCTCGAACCGTTCGACTATCCCAATGTCAATCCCGGCCGCAACACGCTGACAGTGGCGGCAAGCCAGGACGACAATCTGAAGAATCTGCGCTGGGCGCTGTCGCGGACCACCAACTATACCGGCGTCATGAACTATATGGGGGCGCGCTTTTCGGCCGACGCGACAGCGATGGGGCCGTTCATGGCCGAGCTTGGCAGGCGCGGCCTTGCCTATATCGATGACGGCTCGTCCGCACGGAGCCTGGCGTCCGATCTCGCCTTGAAGGACGGTGTGCCGTTCGTCGCCGGCGATACGGCAATCGACGCCGTGCAGGACCGCGGCGCCATCCTGAAAAAGCTCGACGCGCTGGAAGCGACCGCGCGTGCGAAAGGCTCCGCCGTCGGCATCGGCTCGGCTTTCGACCTCACCGTCGACACCGTGGCGTTCTGGGCGGTCGAAGCGAAAAAGCGCGGCATCGAGATCGTACCGATCTCGGCGGTGGCCATCGACCCGGAAAAGGGCTGATCATGACGAAGAAACCTGTCGACCCCGAGACGCTGCCATACCGCCCCTGTGTCGGGCTGATGATCCTCAATGGCGACGGGCTGGTCTGGGTCGGGCACCGCATCGCCGAACCGGACAGCGAATTTGCCGGGACCACGCAGCTCTGGCAGATGCCGCAAGGCGGCATCGACGAGGGCGAGGAGCCGCTGCAGGCGGCCGGGCGCGAGCTCTATGAAGAGACCGGCATGCGCTCGGTCACGCTGCTGGCCGAGGCGCCGCATTGGATCAACTACGACCTGCCGCCCGATCTGGTCGGCATCGCCCTCAAGGGCCGCTATCGCGGCCAGACGCAGAAATGGTTCGCCTACCGCTTTCACGGCGAGACCAGAGAGATCCAGATCAATCCGCCGCCAGGCGGCCACACCGCCGAATTCGATGAATGGGCATGGCGGCCGATGCAGGACCTGCCCGATCTGATAGTGCCGTTCAAACGCAAGGTCTATGAGGATGTGGTGGCGGCGTTCCGTCATCTTGCCTAGCTGGATGTGACGGTTCGCACGGCACCTGATTCGTGCTTTATTGATCGGGACACCCGCAGCCACGAGACCCATATGAACGACGCCGGGCAATGGCCTCTTAGCGCAGCGTATGGGCTGCCCCTCACCCGCCTGCCGGCTTTCGTCACTCGAAAAGCCAAGCAGTTGGCTTTTCGTCCGCTTTACGCCGACCGCTCCTCAACTCCCCGTATAGGGATAGGGAGAGATATCCGGCAGGACAATGAGGGGCAGCGCCGACTTCAGCGGGTCTGCGATGCATAAAGCCAAAGATACCATCAGCGAAGCGGCGGCCGGCGCCATTCTCACCATCGATCTCGGCGCTATCCGAGAGAATTACCGGCGGCTCAAGGCAAAGCTCGGCGGCGTGCGCTGCGCCGGCGTCGTCAAGGCCGACGGTTACGGGCTCGGCGCGCGGCAAGTGGCGGCGGCACTGGTTGCCGAAGGCTGCGACAGCTTCTTTGTCGCGCATCTCACCGAGGGTGTCGCGCTGCGCGACGCACTCGGACCGAAGCTGGAAATCCATGTGCTGAACGGGCTGCCGCCGGGCTCGGAACCCGAAGCGGTGGCTGCCGACCTTGTTCCCGTCATCAACAGCACCGGGCAACTGAAGGCGTGGAGCAAAGCCGGCCAGAAGGCCGGCCGCAAGCTCAAGGCCGCCATCCAGGTCGACAGCGGCATGTCGCGGCTGGGCATGGCGCCGGCAGAGGTCGAGGCGCTTACGGCCGATGCTTTCGCCGGCGTCGATGTCGTTCTCGTCATGAGCCATCTGGCCCGTGCGGACGAACCGACCAATGCGGCCAATGACGCGCAACTCAAAGAGTTCGAACGGCTGCGCAAAATGCTGCCCAAGGCGCCGGCGTCGCTGGACAATTCTTCCGGCATCTTTCTTGGGCCGCGCTATCAGTACGACCTCGCGCGTCCGGGCGCTGCGCTCTACGGCATCAATCCGACGCCTGATGAGGCGAACCCGATGCTGCCGGTGGTGCGGCTCGAGGCAAAGATCATCCAGACACGCGGCATCGATAAGGGCGCGGGCGTCGGCTACGGACATGCGTTTCTGGCCAGCGGTCCCTTG
This region of Mesorhizobium sp. C432A genomic DNA includes:
- a CDS encoding S41 family peptidase: MMRKLSLLIAGALMGASAMSLVYGAPGSTANAAGSETYKQLAIFGDIFERVRAQYVTPPDDKSLVENAINGMLTSLDPHSSYMNAEQAQDMRVQTKGEFGGLGIEVTMENDLVKVITPIDDTPAAKAGVLAGDYIAKIDGQEVRGLTLNDAVEKMRGLVNTPIKLTILRQGADKPIELTVVRDIIKVKAVKFRVENDIGYMKITSFTEKTYDDLENAIDTIKKQVPNDKLKGYVLDLRLNPGGLLDQAVSVSDAFLDRGEIVSTRGRDPKDVTRFDAKAGDDIGAKPLIVLVNGGSASASEIVAGALQDLRRATVVGTQSFGKGSVQTIIPLGENGALRLTTALYYTPSGKSIQGKGITPDIKVDQPLPPELQGRDLTRGESDLKGHIKGADESDTGSGSAAYVPPDPKDDLQLIYAEQLLRGQKTDPAFPPNPEKAVLNQ
- a CDS encoding divergent polysaccharide deacetylase family protein, with the protein product MADVGKDIERPLGQTVRPRAASRGISAGAVAATLVVLAAVGISGAIALREKPFRKPEAIAVSTPKVTAAAEPAAAAPTAQATAAAPKAETPKASGPQIIHVQTQEGDGPPNAAIVIHDPSTIGQNLKIAHIPDRALIEASDTGPLPVRAADGRRPFDVYARPWSGSRGARVAIVIGGLAVSQTGTQAAIAKLPAEVTLAFAPQGNSIGRWMQAARQSGHEVVMQVPLEPFDYPNVNPGRNTLTVAASQDDNLKNLRWALSRTTNYTGVMNYMGARFSADATAMGPFMAELGRRGLAYIDDGSSARSLASDLALKDGVPFVAGDTAIDAVQDRGAILKKLDALEATARAKGSAVGIGSAFDLTVDTVAFWAVEAKKRGIEIVPISAVAIDPEKG
- a CDS encoding RNA pyrophosphohydrolase, giving the protein MTKKPVDPETLPYRPCVGLMILNGDGLVWVGHRIAEPDSEFAGTTQLWQMPQGGIDEGEEPLQAAGRELYEETGMRSVTLLAEAPHWINYDLPPDLVGIALKGRYRGQTQKWFAYRFHGETREIQINPPPGGHTAEFDEWAWRPMQDLPDLIVPFKRKVYEDVVAAFRHLA
- the alr gene encoding alanine racemase → MHKAKDTISEAAAGAILTIDLGAIRENYRRLKAKLGGVRCAGVVKADGYGLGARQVAAALVAEGCDSFFVAHLTEGVALRDALGPKLEIHVLNGLPPGSEPEAVAADLVPVINSTGQLKAWSKAGQKAGRKLKAAIQVDSGMSRLGMAPAEVEALTADAFAGVDVVLVMSHLARADEPTNAANDAQLKEFERLRKMLPKAPASLDNSSGIFLGPRYQYDLARPGAALYGINPTPDEANPMLPVVRLEAKIIQTRGIDKGAGVGYGHAFLASGPLRAATISLGYADGWHRRAASAAWLDGVRLPFVGRVSMDSIILDISALPAGRLREGDLVELLGPSQSVDDAAGHAGTIGYEILTSLGPRFHRRYINE